A genome region from Triticum aestivum cultivar Chinese Spring chromosome 2B, IWGSC CS RefSeq v2.1, whole genome shotgun sequence includes the following:
- the LOC123042772 gene encoding probable indole-3-pyruvate monooxygenase YUCCA10 yields MSSKVHRANTQTLDYHRTYPTTLSSLLFEMEGVTVLIVGAGPAGLATAVCLSQFSIPYAIVERESCSASLWRNRAYDRLKLHLAKEFCELPHMSYPVDAPTYIPKTLFVKYLDHYVERFNIQPKYLTSVESSTYDNDEKCWSIVAKDMSKCTTVKFMVKFLVVASGENSAENIPMFPGLENFPGDVIHSSSYKSGKSYSGKNVLVVGSGNSGMEIAYDLATHGANTSIVIRSPIHVMTKELIRLGMILAHRLPLNLVDKLLVMAAYLIFGDLSQHGITRPKMGPMTQKSETGRSAVIDVGTVGLIKKGIIKVQGSISKIKGNIVKFQCSKRMSFDAIVFATGYKSTANMWLKDGESMLNGNGLPIQKYPNHWKGENGLYCAGLVRRGLAGIATDAKNIANDIKSVMDSMSS; encoded by the exons ATGTCCTCCAAAGTTCATCGAGCAAACACACAAACATTGGACTACCACCGAACTTATCCAACAACTTTGTCAAGTCTTCTCTTTGAAATGGAGGGTGTTACAGTGTTGATTGTTGGTGCTGGGCCAGCAGGCCTCGCAACGGCAGTATGCCTTAGCCAATTCTCAATTCCTTATGCCATCGTCGAGCGCGAGAGCTGTAGCGCGTCACTCTGGCGCAACCGCGCGTATGATCGTCTAAAGCTGCATCTCGCAAAGGAGTTCTGTGAGTTGCCACACATGTCATACCCTGTAGATGCACCAACATACATACCAAAAACCTTGTTTGTGAAGTACTTGGATCACTATGTTGAGCGTTTCAACATTCAACCAAAGTATCTCACCAGCGTGGAGTCATCcacatatgacaatgatgaaaaatGTTGGTCCATTGTGGCAAAGGACATGTCAAAGTGCACCACAGTCAAGTTCATGGTGAAGTTTCTTGTTGTGGCAAGTGGTGAGAATAGTGCAGAGAATATTCCAATGTTCCCTGGACTGGAAAACTTTCCAGGTGATGTTATCCACTCCTCAAGCTACAAGTCAGGCAAGAGCTACTCTGGCAAGAATGTATTGGTCGTTGGATCTGGCAACTCCGGGATGGAAATTGCTTATGACCTTGCGACCCATGGTGCCAACACATCGATTGTTATACGAAGCCCG ATTCATGTAATGACAAAGGAATTAATTCGTTTGGGGATGATACTTGCTCACCGTCTTCCATTGAATCTAGTGGATAAACTCCTTGTGATGGCAGCGTATTTAATATTTGGAGACCTGTCACAGCATGGCATCACAAGGCCAAAAATGGGTCCAATGACCCAAAAATCAGAAACAGGCCGATCTGCAGTAATTGATGTTGGGACTGTTGGATTGATCAAAAAAGGCATCATCAAA GTTCAAGGGAGCATTAGTAAGATCAAGGGCAACATAGTTAAATTTCAATGCAGTAAAAGAATGTCATTTGATGCAATTGTGTTTGCAACTGGATACAAAAGCACGGCAAATATGTGGCTCAAG GATGGTGAGAGCATGTTAAATGGCAACGGACTGCCCATCCAAAAATATCCGAATCATTGGAAAGGTGAAAATGGGCTCTACTGTGCTGGGTTGGTGAGGAGAGGATTAGCTGGTATTGCAACAGATGCCAAGAATATCGCTAATGACATCAAATCTGTGATGGACTCTATGTCAAGTTAA
- the LOC123042773 gene encoding probable indole-3-pyruvate monooxygenase YUCCA10 produces the protein MSSKVHRANTQTLDYHRTYPTTLSSLLFEMEGVTVLIVGAGPAGLATAACLSQFSIPYAIVERESCSASLWRNRAYDRLKLHLAKEFCELPHMSYPVDAPTYIPKTLFVKYLDHYVERFNIQPKYLTSVESSTYDNDEKCWSIVAKDMSKCTTVKFMAKFLVVASGENSAENIPMFPGLENFPGDVIHSSSYKSGKSYSGKNVLVVGSGNSGMEIAYDLATHGANTSIVIRSPIHVMTKELIRLGMTLAHRLPLNLVDKLLVMAAYLIFGDLSQHGITRPKMGPMTLKSETGRSAVIDVGTVGLIKKGIIKVQGSISKIKGNIVKFQCSKRMSFDAIVFATGYKSTANMWLKDGESMLNGNGLPIQKYLNHWKGENGLYCAGLARRGLAGIATDAKNIANDIKSVMDSMSS, from the exons ATGTCCTCCAAAGTTCATCGAGCAAACACACAAACATTGGACTACCACCGAACTTATCCAACAACTTTGTCAAGTCTTCTCTTTGAAATGGAGGGTGTTACAGTGTTGATTGTTGGTGCTGGGCCAGCAGGCCTCGCAACGGCAGCATGCCTTAGCCAATTCTCAATTCCTTATGCCATCGTCGAGCGCGAGAGCTGTAGCGCGTCACTCTGGCGCAACCGCGCGTATGATCGTCTAAAGCTGCATCTCGCAAAGGAGTTCTGTGAGTTGCCACACATGTCATACCCTGTAGATGCACCAACATACATACCAAAAACCTTGTTTGTGAAGTACTTGGATCACTATGTTGAGCGTTTCAACATTCAACCAAAGTATCTCACCAGCGTGGAGTCATCcacatatgacaatgatgaaaaatGTTGGTCCATTGTGGCAAAGGACATGTCAAAGTGCACCACAGTCAAGTTCATGGCGAAGTTTCTTGTTGTGGCAAGTGGTGAGAATAGTGCAGAGAATATTCCAATGTTCCCTGGACTAGAAAACTTTCCAGGTGATGTTATCCACTCCTCAAGCTACAAGTCAGGCAAGAGCTACTCTGGCAAGAATGTATTGGTCGTTGGATCTGGCAACTCCGGGATGGAAATTGCTTATGACCTTGCGACCCATGGTGCCAACACATCGATTGTTATACGAAGCCCG ATTCATGTAATGACAAAGGAATTAATTCGTTTGGGGATGACACTTGCTCACCGTCTTCCATTGAATCTAGTGGATAAACTCCTTGTGATGGCAGCGTATTTAATATTTGGAGACCTGTCACAGCATGGCATCACAAGGCCAAAAATGGGTCCAATGACCCTCAAATCAGAAACAGGCCGATCTGCAGTAATTGATGTTGGGACTGTTGGATTGATCAAAAAAGGCATCATCAAA GTTCAAGGGAGCATTAGTAAGATCAAGGGCAACATAGTTAAATTTCAATGCAGTAAAAGAATGTCATTTGATGCAATTGTGTTTGCAACTGGATACAAAAGCACGGCAAATATGTGGCTCAAG GATGGTGAGAGCATGTTAAATGGCAACGGACTGCCCATCCAAAAATATCTGAATCATTGGAAAGGTGAAAATGGGCTCTACTGTGCTGGGTTGGCAAGGAGAGGATTAGCTGGTATTGCAACAGATGCCAAGAATATCGCTAATGACATCAAATCTGTGATGGACTCTATGTCAAGTTAA
- the LOC123042775 gene encoding probable indole-3-pyruvate monooxygenase YUCCA10 gives MSSKVHRANTQTLDYHRTYPTTLSSLLFEMEGVTVLIVGAGPAGLATAACLSQFSIPYAIVERESCSASLWRNRAYDRLKLHLAKELCELPHMSYPVDAPTYIPKTLFVKYFDHYVERFNIQPKYLTSVESSTYDNDEKCWSIVAKDMSKCTTVKFMAKFLVVASGENSAENIPMFPGLENFPGDVIHSSSYKSGKSYSGKNVLVVGSGNSGMEIAYDLVTHGANTSIVIRSPIHVMTKELIHLGMTLAHRLPLNLVDKLLVMAAYLIFGDLSQHGITRPKMGPMTLKSETGRSAVIDVGTVGLIKKGIIKVQGSISKIKGNIVKFQCSKRMSFDAIVFATGYKSTANMWLKDGESMLNGNGLPIQKYPNHWKGENGLYCAGLARRGLAGIAIDAKNIANDIKSVMDSMSS, from the exons ATGTCCTCCAAAGTTCATCGAGCAAACACACAAACATTGGACTACCACCGAACTTATCCAACAACTTTGTCAAGTCTTCTCTTTGAAATGGAGGGTGTTACAGTGTTGATTGTTGGTGCTGGGCCAGCAGGCCTCGCAACGGCAGCATGCCTCAGCCAATTCTCAATTCCTTATGCCATCGTCGAGCGCGAGAGCTGTAGCGCGTCACTCTGGCGCAACCGCGCGTATGATCGTCTAAAGCTGCATCTCGCAAAGGAGTTATGTGAGTTGCCACACATGTCATACCCTGTAGATGCACCAACATACATACCAAAAACCTTGTTTGTGAAGTACTTCGATCACTATGTTGAGCGTTTCAACATTCAACCAAAGTATCTCACCAGCGTGGAGTCATCcacatatgacaatgatgaaaaatGTTGGTCCATTGTGGCAAAGGACATGTCAAAGTGCACCACAGTCAAGTTCATGGCGAAGTTTCTTGTTGTGGCAAGTGGTGAGAATAGTGCAGAGAATATTCCAATGTTCCCTGGACTGGAAAACTTTCCAGGTGATGTTATCCACTCCTCAAGCTACAAGTCAGGCAAGAGCTACTCTGGCAAGAATGTATTGGTCGTTGGATCTGGCAACTCCGGGATGGAAATTGCTTATGACCTTGTGACCCATGGTGCCAACACATCGATTGTTATACGAAGCCCG ATTCATGTAATGACAAAGGAATTAATTCATTTGGGGATGACACTTGCTCACCGTCTTCCATTGAATCTAGTGGATAAACTCCTTGTGATGGCAGCGTATTTAATATTTGGAGACCTGTCACAGCATGGCATCACAAGGCCAAAAATGGGTCCAATGACCCTCAAATCAGAAACAGGCCGATCTGCAGTAATTGATGTTGGGACTGTTGGATTGATCAAAAAAGGCATCATCAAA GTTCAAGGGAGCATTAGTAAGATCAAGGGCAACATAGTTAAATTTCAATGCAGTAAAAGAATGTCATTTGATGCAATTGTGTTTGCAACTGGATACAAAAGCACGGCAAATATGTGGCTCAAG GATGGTGAGAGCATGTTAAATGGCAACGGACTGCCCATCCAAAAATATCCGAATCATTGGAAAGGTGAAAATGGGCTCTACTGTGCTGGGTTGGCGAGGAGAGGATTAGCTGGTATTGCAATAGATGCCAAGAATATCGCTAATGACATCAAATCTGTGATGGACTCTATGTCAAGTTAA